In Salisediminibacterium beveridgei, one DNA window encodes the following:
- a CDS encoding Stp1/IreP family PP2C-type Ser/Thr phosphatase has protein sequence MNGLYMTDRGRVRPYNEDSGSFTPHGEMESHALAVVADGMGGHSAGDVASAMSVRVMEYEWDETSKMTQEEWLSWLEKAMLYANKKVYEYAQQHKEYEGMGTTLTATVCVNDHLIVGNIGDSRVYHYSYDKDEFHQVTMDNSVSAELYRAGQITLDEAENHPRKHMLTKAVGTNPGVSADIYQTTWESGDRLLLCTDGLTNKLSDEMLHTLLKDNEDLQTAGQLMIDKANELGGEDNISLVIAEHDGERGRN, from the coding sequence GTGAACGGACTGTATATGACAGACAGGGGCAGAGTGAGGCCCTATAATGAAGACTCAGGAAGCTTCACTCCTCATGGGGAAATGGAATCTCATGCATTAGCTGTAGTTGCTGATGGGATGGGGGGACATAGTGCAGGAGATGTGGCGAGTGCCATGAGCGTAAGGGTCATGGAGTACGAATGGGACGAAACGTCTAAAATGACTCAGGAAGAATGGCTGTCATGGCTGGAGAAGGCTATGCTTTATGCAAATAAGAAAGTCTATGAATATGCGCAACAGCATAAGGAATACGAGGGAATGGGAACGACCCTCACTGCCACTGTTTGCGTAAACGATCATTTGATCGTAGGTAATATCGGGGATTCAAGGGTATATCATTACTCCTATGATAAAGATGAATTTCATCAGGTTACAATGGATAATTCTGTTTCGGCAGAACTATACAGAGCAGGACAAATTACTTTGGATGAAGCAGAGAATCACCCTAGAAAACATATGTTAACGAAAGCAGTTGGAACAAACCCGGGAGTTTCAGCCGACATTTATCAGACAACCTGGGAATCTGGAGATCGACTCCTTCTGTGTACGGATGGATTAACGAACAAACTATCTGACGAAATGCTTCACACTTTATTAAAAGATAATGAAGACCTCCAAACTGCGGGTCAATTAATGATTGATAAGGCCAATGAGTTAGGTGGAGAAGATAACATCTCTCTCGTAATCGCAGAGCATGACGGTGAAAGGGGGCGAAATTGA
- the rsmB gene encoding 16S rRNA (cytosine(967)-C(5))-methyltransferase RsmB, with amino-acid sequence MMNNQIRTGNVRNAALDVLIKIAKQQAYSHLLIDETVKKKELSEKDIPLLTEMVYGTLQYQRKLDFYIGGYSKKPLDKLENWVLILLRLSVYQMVYLDRVPDHAVLNEAVMIAGKRGHKGISGMVNGILRAIQREGLPDTSGISPEFRKIAIETSHPDWMIKRWIEQYGEEIARRIAEGNLSYPITSARVNTLLTVREELIKEWVDSGMNCEAGPWLDESIRVTKGVISKTQAFKEGRCSIQDEGSMLVTQLLNPQPRERVLDACAAPGGKSSHIAERMDNQGELISLDIHEHKVKLIQSQAERLGISMIQPVLQDARTVSTAFEEASFDRILLDVPCSGLGVIQRKPDLKWSKSEQDIERLTVIQRDILDHVWPLLKSGGIMVYSTCTVDREENENQVKDFLKKHPDAIIEPGFEKRLPEEIRTSPMANETGIQLIPAQYGTDGFYMTAILKQ; translated from the coding sequence ATGATGAATAATCAAATCCGTACAGGCAATGTAAGAAATGCAGCATTGGATGTTTTGATCAAAATCGCTAAACAACAGGCATATAGCCATTTGCTCATAGATGAAACGGTCAAGAAAAAAGAACTTTCAGAAAAAGATATTCCTTTATTGACCGAAATGGTTTATGGAACCCTTCAGTATCAACGAAAACTGGATTTTTATATCGGTGGTTATTCAAAAAAACCACTGGATAAATTAGAAAACTGGGTGCTGATCCTTTTGAGACTCAGTGTGTATCAAATGGTCTACCTGGATCGTGTGCCGGACCATGCGGTTTTGAATGAAGCTGTCATGATCGCTGGAAAAAGAGGTCATAAAGGAATTTCCGGCATGGTGAATGGTATTTTGAGAGCCATTCAACGTGAAGGGCTTCCTGATACGTCAGGAATATCTCCTGAGTTTCGGAAAATCGCTATTGAAACGAGTCACCCGGATTGGATGATTAAACGGTGGATCGAGCAATATGGAGAGGAAATTGCCCGGCGTATTGCTGAAGGAAACCTGTCTTATCCGATTACATCAGCAAGGGTGAACACGCTGTTAACGGTCAGGGAAGAGCTGATCAAGGAATGGGTTGATTCAGGGATGAACTGTGAAGCAGGGCCTTGGCTGGATGAATCCATACGTGTTACGAAAGGCGTAATCAGTAAAACTCAAGCTTTCAAAGAAGGCCGTTGTTCGATTCAGGATGAAGGATCGATGCTTGTCACTCAGCTGTTAAACCCGCAACCGCGGGAAAGAGTGTTGGACGCCTGCGCAGCGCCTGGAGGGAAATCATCGCATATTGCAGAACGCATGGATAATCAAGGGGAATTGATCAGTTTGGATATACATGAGCATAAAGTGAAGCTCATTCAGTCTCAGGCAGAACGACTGGGAATTTCAATGATTCAACCCGTTTTACAAGATGCCAGAACAGTTTCAACTGCATTCGAAGAAGCATCTTTTGATCGTATTCTATTAGATGTGCCCTGTTCGGGTCTTGGTGTAATCCAAAGAAAGCCGGATTTGAAATGGTCTAAATCTGAACAGGATATTGAGCGTTTGACAGTGATTCAAAGAGATATACTCGATCATGTATGGCCTCTACTGAAATCAGGTGGAATAATGGTTTACAGTACTTGCACCGTTGACAGAGAAGAAAATGAAAATCAGGTAAAGGATTTTCTGAAAAAACACCCGGATGCAATAATTGAACCAGGATTTGAAAAACGTTTGCCAGAAGAAATCCGAACCTCTCCGATGGCGAACGAAACAGGTATTCAGTTGATACCCGCTCAATATGGCACCGATGGATTTTATATGACTGCAATATTGAAACAGTGA
- the fmt gene encoding methionyl-tRNA formyltransferase, protein MKIIFMGTPDFAVPVLDALVEEGYDIAMVVTQPDRPKGRKQVLTKPPVKTAAEKHGLKVYQPEKIKKSEEAKPVVDEQADLLVTAAYGQILPPEILTSPKHGCINVHASLLPEYRGGAPIHYAVMDGKEITGITIMYMADQLDAGEILTQCSVPIDETDTTGTMHDKLSKAGAELLIDTIPKLMNHELTPVKQDENLVTFAPNIKKEQERIDFSKPAKSILNQIRGLNPWPVAHTMLRGERLKIWEAESAHQSSSLKPGTITEIANNGLEVVCGDGKVIRLTKLQPSGKKPQDSAAFLQGAGRQLRKGERLGENDE, encoded by the coding sequence ATGAAAATCATTTTTATGGGGACACCCGATTTTGCGGTTCCTGTATTGGATGCGTTGGTTGAAGAAGGTTATGATATCGCCATGGTCGTCACTCAGCCGGACAGACCAAAAGGCAGAAAACAGGTCTTAACGAAACCACCGGTGAAAACAGCCGCTGAAAAACATGGTTTGAAAGTTTATCAACCTGAAAAAATAAAGAAATCGGAGGAGGCAAAACCGGTGGTTGATGAGCAGGCGGATTTACTTGTAACAGCCGCTTACGGTCAAATTTTGCCTCCTGAAATACTTACTAGTCCCAAGCATGGTTGTATCAATGTTCATGCTTCTTTGCTTCCTGAATACAGAGGCGGTGCACCGATTCACTATGCAGTCATGGATGGGAAAGAAATAACCGGCATCACCATCATGTATATGGCAGATCAACTCGATGCTGGTGAAATTCTTACACAATGTTCCGTTCCAATCGATGAAACGGATACAACGGGTACCATGCATGATAAATTAAGCAAAGCAGGTGCTGAATTACTCATTGATACGATTCCGAAACTGATGAATCATGAATTAACCCCGGTTAAGCAGGATGAAAATCTTGTCACATTTGCTCCAAATATAAAAAAAGAGCAGGAGCGTATCGATTTCAGCAAACCTGCGAAATCCATTTTAAATCAAATAAGGGGACTGAACCCATGGCCTGTGGCACATACGATGTTACGTGGGGAACGCTTGAAAATATGGGAGGCTGAAAGTGCACATCAAAGCTCATCCTTGAAGCCAGGAACTATTACGGAAATTGCAAATAATGGATTGGAAGTTGTCTGCGGAGACGGCAAGGTGATCCGGTTGACCAAATTACAGCCGTCAGGAAAAAAACCACAGGATTCTGCTGCATTTCTGCAAGGAGCAGGAAGACAGTTGCGGAAAGGTGAACGATTAGGTGAAAATGATGAATAA
- the priA gene encoding primosomal protein N', giving the protein MIARIIVDVSAKQTDRQFDYLVPPEYEPLATPGMRVVVSFGPRKVQGFILSIGQDSSISNDKLKALDSLTDLVPPLTTELIELSVWLKNHAVSNHISVLKSMLPSAMRANYRKHLILNDDVDCSESDREFLLKQFQDKPLLDWDDWYKHATTFEHKEMSRAINDGFVRVEPVVATGETTKTERHVRLIRDPKTSEEAFLTLAKRTKKQAEIVQWLSEQETDHYPLKQLSVSSSVIKGLEEKGWVEKTDVVIGRDPYEGREFKQTTNMELMAEQQEVFERILPAIEEERSEIFLLRGVTGSGKTEIYLQTIEKVLKKRKEAIMLVPEISLTPQMVTRFKERFGSRVAVLHSALSKGEKYDEWQRIRKGEVDVAVGARSAVFAPFQNIGMIIIDEEHEGSYKQEEEPRYHARDVAIKRAELYHCPVILGSATPSLESYARAVKGVYTLLEMERRVNDVAMPDVTIVDMKDELRHGNRSMFSDALIERMRNRIEKQEQIVLFLNRRGYSTFIMCRDCGYVAECPHCDISLTYHQPINQLQCHYCGYHHTVPHQCPECTSDAIRYFGTGTQKVEEELQEVIPEARVIRMDVDTTGRKGSHERLLSAFGNHEADILLGTQMIAKGLDFPDITLVGVLAADAMLHLPDFRASERTFQLLTQVSGRAGRHLKAGEVIIQSYTPEHYSIQDVTKHDFTGFFQKEMLMRKQAGYPPYYFLVLIHVSDEALDAAVLATEKIANYLKNNLSDQAKIYGPVASSIARIKDRYRYQCMVKYKIEPNLTETLRNLYQLFDGELNKGGLQVTVDTSPNMML; this is encoded by the coding sequence ATGATTGCAAGGATTATTGTGGATGTCTCTGCAAAACAGACGGACAGGCAATTTGATTATCTTGTCCCTCCTGAGTATGAGCCATTGGCAACGCCCGGAATGCGAGTGGTTGTCTCTTTTGGCCCCCGAAAAGTCCAAGGTTTTATTCTCTCGATCGGACAGGATTCTTCCATTTCAAACGACAAATTAAAAGCGCTGGATTCGCTGACCGACCTGGTCCCCCCATTAACGACAGAGCTGATTGAATTATCCGTATGGTTGAAGAATCATGCCGTGTCTAATCACATTTCCGTTTTGAAGTCGATGCTACCTTCGGCGATGAGAGCGAATTACAGAAAACACTTGATACTCAATGATGATGTTGATTGCAGTGAAAGCGATCGTGAGTTTTTATTGAAACAATTTCAAGATAAACCGCTGCTGGATTGGGACGATTGGTATAAACATGCGACGACATTTGAGCATAAAGAAATGTCCAGGGCAATCAATGATGGTTTCGTTCGTGTTGAACCCGTTGTTGCAACGGGAGAAACAACAAAAACAGAACGTCATGTCCGTCTGATCAGGGATCCCAAGACATCTGAAGAAGCCTTTTTAACTTTAGCAAAGCGAACAAAAAAACAAGCTGAAATCGTTCAATGGTTAAGTGAACAGGAAACGGATCACTATCCACTGAAACAGTTAAGTGTGAGCAGTTCTGTGATTAAAGGCCTTGAAGAAAAAGGGTGGGTGGAAAAGACCGATGTAGTAATCGGGCGGGACCCTTACGAAGGTCGTGAGTTCAAACAGACAACAAATATGGAATTGATGGCGGAACAGCAGGAAGTATTTGAACGTATTCTCCCTGCGATTGAGGAGGAACGGAGTGAAATTTTTCTGTTAAGAGGTGTGACAGGAAGCGGGAAAACCGAGATTTATCTGCAGACGATTGAAAAGGTTCTGAAAAAAAGAAAAGAAGCGATTATGCTTGTCCCGGAAATATCTCTGACTCCGCAAATGGTTACCCGTTTTAAAGAACGTTTCGGTTCACGTGTGGCAGTTCTTCACAGTGCATTATCCAAAGGTGAAAAATATGATGAATGGCAACGCATTCGAAAAGGTGAAGTGGATGTGGCCGTTGGTGCTCGATCAGCAGTGTTTGCCCCCTTTCAAAACATTGGCATGATTATCATCGACGAGGAACATGAAGGCAGTTATAAACAAGAAGAAGAACCGAGATATCATGCGAGGGATGTTGCGATTAAACGAGCTGAGCTGTATCATTGCCCGGTGATACTCGGTAGTGCAACACCCTCATTGGAAAGTTATGCTCGCGCAGTAAAAGGGGTATATACCCTTTTGGAAATGGAACGAAGAGTAAATGATGTAGCCATGCCCGATGTCACAATTGTGGATATGAAGGACGAGTTGCGTCATGGAAACCGTTCTATGTTCTCCGACGCACTGATCGAACGAATGCGAAACAGGATAGAGAAACAAGAGCAGATCGTTTTGTTTTTGAATCGAAGAGGCTATTCTACATTCATCATGTGCCGGGATTGCGGTTATGTGGCTGAATGCCCCCACTGTGATATTTCACTTACTTATCATCAGCCGATTAATCAATTGCAATGCCATTATTGTGGCTATCATCATACCGTTCCACATCAATGTCCGGAGTGCACCAGCGATGCGATACGCTATTTCGGAACCGGTACGCAGAAGGTGGAAGAGGAATTGCAGGAGGTGATCCCCGAAGCCAGAGTGATTCGGATGGATGTGGATACGACGGGAAGAAAAGGATCTCATGAACGATTACTCTCAGCATTTGGGAACCATGAAGCAGATATTTTGCTCGGTACACAAATGATTGCAAAAGGGCTTGATTTTCCTGACATCACACTGGTCGGAGTCCTCGCAGCAGATGCCATGCTTCACCTGCCGGATTTCCGGGCCAGCGAGCGCACATTTCAACTATTGACTCAAGTCAGTGGCAGAGCAGGCCGTCATCTAAAGGCCGGGGAAGTAATCATTCAATCTTATACACCTGAGCATTACAGTATTCAAGATGTTACAAAGCATGATTTTACAGGATTTTTTCAAAAGGAAATGCTCATGAGAAAACAGGCAGGATATCCACCCTACTATTTTCTCGTTCTGATTCATGTCAGTGATGAAGCTTTGGACGCGGCGGTCTTGGCAACTGAAAAAATTGCGAACTACCTGAAAAATAATCTGTCTGATCAGGCGAAAATCTATGGACCTGTGGCATCTTCCATTGCCAGGATCAAAGATAGATATCGGTATCAATGCATGGTAAAATATAAGATTGAACCAAATTTGACGGAAACACTTCGTAATCTGTATCAATTATTTGACGGTGAGTTGAATAAAGGTGGACTGCAGGTTACTGTTGATACAAGTCCGAATATGATGTTGTGA
- the coaBC gene encoding bifunctional phosphopantothenoylcysteine decarboxylase/phosphopantothenate--cysteine ligase CoaBC, with the protein MGEKKRVLLCVSGGIAVFKAAALTSKLVQQDYEVKVLMTDSAEKFVTPLTFQALSRGYVYDDTFDEPEPEKIAHIDAADWADVVLIAPATANLIGKLANGIGDDMVTTTLLATTAPILIAPAMNVHMYEHPAVQKNMKTLEGYGCRMIEPDDGYLACGYTGKGRLAEPEDLLAVIDHFFKYQENPEWHGKKVLVTAGPTIEPVDPVRYFTNRSSGKMGYAIAEEAAARGAEVTLISGPVMLDVPHGVHRVDVNNAKEMWEAVNARFEETDMVIKAAAVADYRPSEIVQEKVKKHQDNWHIEMEKTHDILKSLGEKKQQQILVGFAAESEKTEEYGKNKLRDKNLDAIAVNNITQAGHGFDGDTNEVMLYFRNGREEKIPLQTKAMVATALLDALTNFFLRQGS; encoded by the coding sequence ATGGGTGAGAAAAAACGTGTTCTTCTTTGTGTATCCGGTGGGATTGCCGTATTTAAGGCTGCCGCATTAACTAGTAAACTGGTCCAGCAGGATTATGAAGTGAAAGTCCTCATGACAGATTCTGCGGAGAAGTTTGTTACGCCTTTAACATTTCAAGCTCTGTCCCGAGGCTATGTGTATGATGATACTTTTGATGAACCCGAGCCGGAGAAAATTGCACATATCGATGCTGCCGATTGGGCGGATGTGGTACTGATTGCCCCTGCAACAGCCAATTTGATCGGAAAGCTTGCCAACGGCATTGGTGATGATATGGTTACAACAACTCTATTGGCAACAACTGCACCGATTTTGATTGCACCAGCTATGAACGTACATATGTATGAACATCCGGCTGTTCAAAAAAACATGAAAACTCTCGAAGGATATGGCTGCCGGATGATCGAACCAGATGATGGTTATTTAGCCTGTGGCTACACGGGCAAAGGGCGTTTGGCGGAACCTGAAGATTTGTTAGCCGTGATTGATCATTTTTTTAAATATCAGGAAAACCCTGAATGGCATGGTAAAAAGGTTCTTGTGACAGCTGGACCGACGATTGAACCGGTTGACCCGGTGCGCTATTTCACCAATCGGTCTTCTGGAAAAATGGGTTATGCCATCGCAGAAGAAGCAGCAGCCAGAGGGGCAGAAGTGACTTTGATCTCAGGCCCGGTTATGCTTGATGTCCCTCATGGGGTCCATCGTGTGGACGTGAACAATGCGAAAGAAATGTGGGAAGCCGTAAACGCTAGGTTTGAAGAAACGGATATGGTAATAAAAGCAGCGGCAGTAGCGGATTATCGGCCATCCGAGATCGTCCAGGAAAAAGTAAAAAAACATCAGGACAACTGGCACATAGAAATGGAGAAAACGCATGATATCTTGAAAAGTCTGGGCGAAAAAAAGCAACAGCAAATTTTAGTAGGTTTTGCAGCTGAATCGGAAAAAACAGAAGAGTACGGAAAAAATAAATTACGGGACAAAAATCTTGATGCCATTGCTGTGAACAACATTACTCAAGCAGGGCATGGCTTTGATGGCGATACGAATGAAGTGATGCTCTACTTCAGGAATGGTCGGGAAGAAAAGATCCCGCTACAGACAAAAGCAATGGTGGCAACTGCACTTCTTGATGCGTTGACCAATTTCTTTTTGAGGCAGGGTTCATGA
- the rpoZ gene encoding DNA-directed RNA polymerase subunit omega has protein sequence MLKPSIDSLMNKIDSKYTLVTVSSQRARQLRDFPDTASMTVKSTSPNFVGRSLEEIDQGILSYKKIEIEDEDETIS, from the coding sequence ATGTTAAAGCCATCTATTGATTCATTAATGAATAAAATCGATTCGAAGTATACCCTCGTGACCGTTTCATCGCAACGTGCAAGACAGCTTCGTGATTTTCCGGATACAGCAAGTATGACTGTTAAATCTACATCCCCAAACTTTGTAGGACGCTCCCTTGAAGAAATTGATCAAGGCATTTTAAGCTACAAAAAAATTGAAATCGAAGATGAAGATGAAACAATCAGCTGA
- the gmk gene encoding guanylate kinase — MKREKGLLIVLSGPSGVGKGTVCGALREHDTHIRYSVSATTRAPREGEEEGVNYFYKSKDEFQRMIQDGELLEYAQYVDNFYGTPREYVEKMIHEGHDVILEIEVQGALQVKKTFPEGVFIFLMPPNLNELRNRIEGRGTESRELIDNRMNVAREEIDLMDQYDYVVENDKVDFAVERIKSIVTAENCRKDRLIHLYKELVKE, encoded by the coding sequence ATGAAACGTGAAAAAGGACTGCTGATAGTATTATCCGGGCCTTCCGGTGTTGGAAAAGGAACGGTATGCGGTGCGCTTCGTGAACACGATACACACATCCGCTACTCCGTCTCTGCCACGACAAGAGCACCCCGGGAAGGTGAAGAGGAAGGCGTTAATTACTTTTATAAATCCAAAGACGAATTTCAGCGGATGATCCAGGATGGAGAATTGCTGGAATATGCACAGTACGTCGATAATTTTTATGGAACACCAAGAGAATACGTCGAAAAAATGATTCATGAAGGCCATGATGTGATTTTGGAAATCGAAGTGCAAGGGGCACTCCAGGTCAAAAAAACATTTCCTGAAGGAGTTTTCATTTTCCTGATGCCTCCGAATCTGAATGAATTGAGAAATCGTATCGAAGGACGGGGCACAGAATCCCGCGAACTGATCGATAACCGGATGAATGTGGCTCGTGAAGAAATCGATCTGATGGATCAATACGATTATGTGGTGGAAAATGACAAAGTCGATTTCGCCGTTGAACGCATCAAATCCATTGTCACAGCTGAGAATTGCAGAAAAGACCGTTTAATCCATCTTTATAAAGAACTCGTGAAGGAGTGA
- the remA gene encoding extracellular matrix/biofilm regulator RemA, with protein MDIKLINIGFGNIVSANRIISIVSPESAPIKRIISDARDRNMLIDATYGRRTRAVIIADSDHVILSAVQPETVAQRVISSKEDASEE; from the coding sequence GTGGATATTAAACTGATTAATATAGGTTTTGGGAATATCGTTTCAGCAAACAGGATCATATCAATCGTCAGCCCGGAATCTGCACCAATTAAACGGATTATTTCAGATGCAAGAGATCGAAATATGCTGATTGACGCGACATACGGGCGCAGAACCCGTGCTGTTATTATTGCTGATAGTGATCATGTTATTTTATCGGCGGTTCAGCCGGAAACCGTCGCTCAAAGAGTAATATCAAGTAAAGAAGATGCATCAGAAGAATGA
- a CDS encoding YicC/YloC family endoribonuclease, whose protein sequence is MMKSMTGFGRSSKEMGNSVVTVEMKAVNHRYSEINIRLPRQLLFLEDRLKKLISQFVSRGKVDVFINLHGSAGTERQVVVDWAIFDQYLGVYQQMIERSDSSGEFPVKELLVHEDVVTVQEREAVADELTGTVEVAVTEAVEQLHLMRREEGRALHDDLKTRLETLDSFLNQLRDLAPVAAKEYELRLKKRMQELVDQFGSFEEQRVLTEVAIFAEKSDYAEELTRMDSHLDQFKTMTDESIPVGRKLDFLMQEMNREVNTIGSKANHLDVNHLVVSVKSELEKIREQIQNIE, encoded by the coding sequence ATGATGAAGAGTATGACAGGATTCGGACGATCCTCAAAGGAAATGGGTAATAGTGTGGTCACAGTGGAGATGAAGGCCGTTAATCATCGATATTCGGAGATTAACATACGTCTGCCAAGGCAATTGCTGTTCCTTGAAGATCGCCTGAAGAAACTGATCAGTCAGTTTGTAAGCAGAGGTAAAGTAGATGTATTCATTAATCTTCATGGGTCTGCCGGAACTGAACGCCAGGTTGTTGTAGACTGGGCAATCTTTGATCAATATCTCGGCGTTTATCAACAAATGATAGAACGATCCGATTCAAGTGGTGAATTTCCCGTGAAGGAGCTGCTTGTCCATGAGGATGTTGTGACAGTCCAAGAACGCGAAGCGGTCGCCGATGAATTGACTGGGACAGTAGAGGTGGCGGTGACTGAAGCAGTGGAACAGCTTCATTTGATGCGCCGCGAAGAAGGGCGGGCTTTACATGATGATTTGAAAACCCGGTTAGAAACACTGGATTCGTTTCTTAATCAATTGAGAGATCTGGCCCCGGTTGCAGCAAAAGAGTATGAGCTCAGATTGAAAAAACGAATGCAGGAATTGGTGGATCAATTTGGTTCATTTGAGGAACAAAGAGTTCTGACGGAAGTGGCAATTTTTGCAGAGAAGAGTGATTATGCAGAAGAGTTGACTCGAATGGACAGTCATCTTGATCAGTTCAAAACCATGACTGATGAATCAATACCGGTTGGTCGCAAACTGGATTTTCTGATGCAGGAAATGAATCGAGAAGTCAACACCATTGGCTCCAAAGCTAATCACCTTGATGTCAATCACCTAGTTGTATCTGTGAAATCTGAGTTGGAAAAAATAAGAGAACAGATTCAAAACATTGAATAA
- a CDS encoding Rqc2 family fibronectin-binding protein, protein MSFDGTVTRAVTEELNQKLFSGRITKIHQPDPADITMTIRSQGKNHQLFFSVNPNFARFHLTELKFTNPQEPPMFTMVLRKHLEGSILESVTQDGLERIVSFHFKGRNELGDVSHKILILELMGRHSNMIFVDKDSGLILDCLKHIPPSLSKRSVMPGQPYTSPPYTDKLNPLEADEELIRRKIDYNSGKIAEQVRDRFAGMSPQVVQEIMHRSGLVNRESLPKAFVETMRQLIDGDYTPQIIRHQKETFSVIDLTHLNGEKTSYDSVSEMLDSYYENKAERDRVKQQAHDLERFIRNEYQKNKKKLKKLKQTMNDTEKAVEDQKAGELVTAHMHLIRPGDKHVTVIDYYDEAQPEVNIPLDPDKSPSENAQQFFKRYRKRQTAAIHVKKQMRQAQKEMRYLDTLIQQLAMASTEDLKEIRNELETEGYLKKKRTSKKQKKPAKPKPEKFISSENIEIYVGKNNTQNEYVTMRMARQNDTWLHTKDIPGSHVVIRSENFGEVTLHEAANLAAYFSKSRMSAQVPVDYTLIRHVRKPNGAKPGYVIYDQQTTLFVTPDEDQVKSLRQRVLKAD, encoded by the coding sequence ATGTCATTTGACGGAACAGTTACCCGCGCAGTCACCGAAGAACTGAATCAGAAATTATTCTCCGGGCGGATTACAAAAATCCACCAGCCTGATCCGGCTGATATCACGATGACCATACGTTCACAAGGGAAGAATCATCAATTATTTTTTTCAGTAAACCCGAATTTTGCGAGATTTCACTTAACGGAACTTAAATTCACCAACCCCCAGGAACCGCCGATGTTCACTATGGTTCTCAGAAAACACCTGGAAGGAAGTATCCTTGAGTCTGTAACTCAGGATGGACTCGAACGGATTGTTTCCTTTCACTTTAAAGGGCGAAATGAGTTAGGCGATGTTTCACACAAAATCCTGATTCTCGAACTGATGGGCCGTCACAGCAATATGATTTTCGTAGACAAAGACAGCGGCCTCATACTCGACTGTCTCAAACATATTCCTCCATCATTATCCAAACGTTCAGTCATGCCAGGACAACCCTATACATCTCCGCCATATACCGACAAACTGAATCCTCTGGAGGCGGATGAAGAATTAATCAGACGGAAAATTGATTATAATTCCGGGAAAATCGCTGAGCAAGTCCGGGACCGATTTGCAGGGATGTCCCCGCAGGTTGTTCAGGAAATCATGCATCGATCAGGACTTGTCAATCGGGAATCTTTGCCGAAAGCATTTGTGGAAACGATGCGGCAATTGATTGATGGTGACTATACGCCTCAAATCATCCGCCATCAAAAAGAAACGTTCTCAGTCATTGATCTTACGCACCTGAATGGGGAAAAAACTTCATATGATTCCGTTTCTGAAATGCTTGACAGCTATTACGAAAACAAAGCGGAACGCGACCGGGTCAAACAACAGGCACATGATCTGGAACGGTTCATACGAAACGAGTATCAAAAGAACAAGAAAAAATTAAAAAAACTGAAACAAACAATGAATGATACGGAAAAGGCCGTGGAAGACCAAAAGGCGGGTGAACTGGTAACAGCGCATATGCATCTGATTCGACCTGGTGACAAGCACGTAACGGTTATCGATTATTACGACGAAGCCCAGCCGGAGGTCAATATCCCTCTGGATCCGGACAAGTCGCCTTCAGAAAATGCCCAGCAGTTTTTCAAACGGTACCGAAAACGTCAGACCGCTGCTATTCACGTCAAAAAACAGATGAGACAGGCACAAAAGGAAATGCGTTATCTCGATACGCTCATTCAGCAGTTGGCAATGGCCAGCACAGAAGACCTGAAAGAAATCAGGAATGAATTGGAAACAGAAGGTTACCTGAAAAAGAAACGCACATCGAAAAAGCAAAAAAAACCGGCAAAACCAAAACCTGAGAAATTTATTTCATCAGAAAACATTGAAATCTACGTCGGGAAAAACAATACCCAGAATGAATATGTAACGATGCGTATGGCCCGGCAAAATGATACCTGGCTTCATACAAAGGATATCCCCGGGTCCCATGTCGTCATTCGAAGTGAGAATTTTGGAGAAGTTACTTTGCACGAAGCTGCTAATCTCGCGGCCTATTTCAGTAAAAGCAGAATGTCAGCCCAGGTGCCTGTGGATTATACACTGATCCGTCATGTTCGAAAACCCAATGGCGCTAAACCCGGCTATGTCATTTACGATCAGCAGACAACCTTATTCGTTACTCCTGACGAAGATCAGGTTAAATCCCTTCGGCAGCGGGTATTAAAGGCTGATTAA